Genomic DNA from Erythrobacter aureus:
TCGAGCGAATGGAAGCCGAGGGTCTGGTCGGCCCCGCCAACCATGTCGGTCGCCGCGAAATCTTCCGCGACCAGGACGGCAATCCGATCTAGCCCCTGGCTGCAGCACCAGCAATCGGCGCGCACCGCAAATTTGGCACGACTTCCGCGCTTTATGCCGCTAAGCCGCGCGGCCATGGCTACCGTGACAGACACTGCTGCCAGCGCCCCGCCCCCGAAAGAAACGGATGGTGACGGCCAGGCCAAGCGCCGTCCTATCAGCCGCTGGACGATCCTGCGCGCGCTGGCCGAGATGCGCATGTGGTGGCGCGACGGGGTGATCGCCGATCTCGACCATGTCGCCACCATCGAACGGGTGCGCGGCGAATCGCTGCTCACCAGCCGCTATATCTTCATGACCGCGATGAGCGCCGGGATCGCCATACTCGGCCTGTTGCTGTCCTCGCCCGCAGTGGTCATCGGCGCCATGCTGCTCTCGCCGCTGATGAGCCCGATCATCGGCACCGGATTTTCGCTGGCGACGGGAGATGCCAACTGGCTGAGGCGCTGCGGGAAGGCACTGGCCGCAGGCTCGCTGTTCGCAATCCTGTTCTGCGCCCTGATCGTATTCCTTTCGCCTTTGCAGACGGTGACCGAGGAAATCGCCTCGCGCACCCGGCCGAACCTGTTCGATCTGCTGGTGGCGCTGTTTTCGGCGCTGGCAGGCTCCTATGCAGTGATCCGCGGGCGCGAGGGCACGATCGTGGGCGTGGCCATTGCCACCGCCTTGATGCCGCCGCTCGCCGTGGTCGGCTTCGGTCTGGCAACGTTCAACTGGACGGTGTTCGCCGGCGCGTTGGGCCTGTTCATCACCAACCTGGTGACCATCGGCCTCACCGCTGCGGTCATGGCACGCCTTTATGGCTTCCAGTCGGGTGTGACGAACCGTCAGGGAAGGTTGGCATCGATCATCATCCTGACGGTGTTCGTCGCCATGGCCATACCGCTCGGCTTTTCGTTACGGACAATCGCCTGGGAGGCGAATGGGCAGCGAATCGTAAACCACGAGGTTTCCGAAGCCTTCACCAATCGCGCGCGGGTGGAACAGCCGGTCGTCAACTGGGATACCGATCCGGTGACGGTATCGGCCAGCGTGTTCACACCCGAATTCAACGCCGATGCCGATACAGAAGTGGCACGTCGACTGGAGCAACGGCTGGGGCGCGCCGTCGTCGTCAATATCGACCAGTTCCAGGTCGGCACCGATCCTGGCGCGGCGGAACAGGCGGCACTGGCCCGCGCCCGCGCCCGCGAAGCCGCGGAGGCCAGCGAACGCCAGATCGCCGCCTTGGCGCGCAGTCTGGCGCTGATCGCGGGGGTCGAGCGCAAGGATGTCCTGCTCGACCGCGAGAACAAGCGCGCCCAAGCCACCGCGCAACCGCTCGAAGGGCTGACCCTGGCGGGCTATCGTGAATTGGAGCGCAGGCTCGAACGCACGGTACCCGGCTGGACGGTCGAATTGCGGCCTCCCCTTACCGCATTGCCCGAAGTGACGGTGGGCGAGGATGGCCTCGATGCCGAGAATGCCACGCGGCTGGCGCTGATCGGCTGGGCAGCGAAGCGCACCGGCTTGCGCATTACCCTTTCCGGCAGCGACGAGGCGCTCCACGAGCTGAATGCGGTGCTTGGAGAGGACGCCCGCTTCGTCGACACGCGCAGCGAGGGCCAAGGCAATGCGGTGAGCGCCGCCTGGTCGACCACGACCGCCCGTTAAACCGACAGGGATAGCGGCGGGCTTGCCCGCGCCTGGTTGCAGTTGTAACGGGCGGGCGCACATTAAGGAGTCCTCCCCATGCTCATCGGCAGCCCCAAGGAAATCAAGAATCACGAATACCGCGTGGGCCTGACGCCCGAGAGCGCGAAAGAACTCGTCATGCAGGGGCATGAGGTGTGGATCGAGACCGAGGCGGGCTGCGGCATCGATGCGACTGACGAGCAATATGTCGCCGCCGGCGCTAAGATCGTCGACGGGCCTGACGCGATCTTCGCCGAATGCGAGATGGTGGTGAAGGTCAAGGAGCCGCAGGCGGTCGAGCGCAAGAAGCTGCGCGAGGGCCAGATCCTCTACACCTATCTCCACCTCGCTCCCGATCCGGAGCAGACCAAGGACCTTGTCGACAGCGGTGTCACCGCCATCGCTTACGAGACCGTCACCGGTCCGCGCGGCCAGCTTCCGCTCTTGAAGCCGATGAGCCAGGTCGCCGGGCGAATGAGCGTGCAGGCGGGCGCGACCGCGCTCGAAAAGGCGCATGGCGGGCGCGGCGTCCTGCTGGGCGGCGTGCCGGGCGTGATGCCGGGCAAGGTCGTGGTGATCGGCGGCGGCGTGGTCGGCTTCAACGCCGCGCAGATGGCGGTCGGCCTCGGTGCGGACGTCACCATCCTCGACCGCGATCCCGAAGTTCTGGAAAAAGTCGGCACCCATTTCGAAGCGCGCGCGAGCACGCGCTTTTCCAACGCCGCCAATCTCCATGACGCCGTGTGCAATGCGGATCTCGTCATCGGCGCGGTGCTGATCCCAGGTGCTGCGGCCCCCAAGCTGGTGACGCGCGACATGCTCAAGGATATGCAGAAAGGCGCGGTGCTGGTCGATGTCGCGATCGACCAGGGCGGCTGTTTCGAAACATCGAAGCCGACCACGCATGCCGATCCAACCTATGTGGTCGACGACATCGTCCATTACTGCGTCGCCAACATGCCGGGCGCGGTAGCGCGTACAAGCACCTATGCGCTCAACAACGTCACCCTGCCGCATGCGCTGCGTATCGCGCGGATGGGCTGGAAGGATGCGCTGGCTGCCGATCCGCACCTTGCCGAAGGCCTCAATGTTCACAAAGGCGAAGTAACTTATGAAGCGGTCGCCAGCGAGCTTGGCTACGACTATCGGCCGGTGGCGGAGCTCACCCGGTAATTCATGGTTACGGTGATATAAGCCGGCGTTAACGCTTTGGCTTTATCGTGGGTGCGTGAAACGCATCCCTCGCGTCGTCTGGCTGCAAGCCCGGCAGCTTTTCTTGGCCGCATTGTTCGCGGTAGCGGTTGGTTTGCCTGGCGTGGTGGTGGCGCAATCCGGTTTTGCGCCGGGATCGATCTGCCACATTTCCGGGCCGAAAACGATATCCTATGCCGATCTGGTCGACGATCCCGGAGGCTGGAACTGCAGCGATGACGATATGGATCTCGATGCCGAACGCCATATCATCCGCCTGGACTTGACCAATCGCCCTTCCGCGCAAGCAAACCCTCGCTACTTCGAATTCGAGCGGAACGCGTTCGAGACTCTTTCGATCTCCGCCATCGGGCGTGATGGCAGCGCGGTATCGCAAAGCCTGGCTCAAAGGGACTTGCAGCTCGGCATATCCAGCTCGCGTTCGATAGCGCAATTGCCTGAGTCTTCCACGCCGCTCGAAGCCGTCGTAGTGACGGTCGACGGCAGCGATTACCCTTACGCCTTTGTCGAGGCGTCGCTGAACGATCGGCCATCGGTCGTATTGGTGGCGGGGTGGGTGCATATATTCGCCGCGATGATCTGCGCGATACTGTTCGCGCCGATCATATTCGATCTCATCTACTATCGCGTCCTGCGCCAGCCTTTCCCGCTCTATCACGCCCTGTTCTGTCTCACCGCTGTGGCGCAGAGTGCGACCGCCTCCGGCTTGACGGCGCTCACCGGCCTCGTCTCGCTACAGACCGAGCTGATGATCGAATATCTCAGCATCGATTTCATGCTGCTGACGATCATCATGTTCGCAAACAGTTTTGTGAAGCCGGAATATATCGATCCAAAACATCGCACAATTCTGCGTATCGCTCTCGCTCTGGCCGCGCTTAATGTCGGATTGAGCACCCTGGATTTGCTTGAAGTGAGCAATCTTGTGTTCGAAATCGTCTATCTTTTGTTCGCCTTGATCGGTTTCGGATCCTATTTCTACGTTTTGGCGGTCGCGTGGCGACGCGGCAGCAACACTGCGAAATATCTCGTCCTAGGCCTCGCTCCCTTTGCCTCCTTCCTGCCCTTGCAGATTTTTTCCCTCCTTGTTTTCGGCTCTATGGTACTCGTTGAAAATGTGGTGCTTCACAGCTCTTTCCTGCTGATCGAGGTCATCGCCACCACAGTGGCAGTGGCCGATCGCTTCATGATCATCAGGCGCCAGCGCGATCAGGCAATGGACGAAGCCAGGGTGCTTGAGGCGCTGAGCGAGCGCGACCAGTTGACTGGCATGGCGAACAGGCGCGCGCTGTCGGCACGGTTCGAAACCATGGTTGCCGATGGGTTCGATACGATGGCCCTTATCGACATCGATTTCTTCAAGTCGATCAACGACATGCATGGTCACCCAGTCGGTGACGAAGTCCTGCGACGCGTTGCGTCGGTGTTGCGCGAAGGCGAGAACGAGAAGGATATTGCCGCGTTTCGCATCGGCGGGGAGGAATTCCTGCTGCTTCTGCGTGGAGATGATGCCGCAAGCAATGCCGAGGAGCGCCGCCGTGCAATCACCACACATCTCCTGTTGGAGATGGAAGAGCTCGACAATCCCGTAACCGCCAGCATGGGGCTGGTCGATTTCTCGGCCCTCGCGAATGAATCGGAAATCGACTTCTCCAGCCTCTATTCGCGCGCCGACAAGCTGCTTTACGATGCGAAATGCGCCGGCCGTGACCGAGTAGTGATGGAGCGCCTCTCATTATTCGTCCCCGAAGGCCCAACCGCCGTCACCGCCTGAGGGCTGGTCTCGGAGGCCGGGATTCTTTGAATCGGTCATCCCGATAGGAACCCGGCAAGCACTTCGGGCCGGACGCGCGCCAGCCGCCCCGTCGCCCGGTCGAGCATCGCCCAGGTGGTCGCCGCGCCGACTATGACCTTGCCCGCATCGTTGCGGAAATCGA
This window encodes:
- a CDS encoding DUF389 domain-containing protein, with protein sequence MATVTDTAASAPPPKETDGDGQAKRRPISRWTILRALAEMRMWWRDGVIADLDHVATIERVRGESLLTSRYIFMTAMSAGIAILGLLLSSPAVVIGAMLLSPLMSPIIGTGFSLATGDANWLRRCGKALAAGSLFAILFCALIVFLSPLQTVTEEIASRTRPNLFDLLVALFSALAGSYAVIRGREGTIVGVAIATALMPPLAVVGFGLATFNWTVFAGALGLFITNLVTIGLTAAVMARLYGFQSGVTNRQGRLASIIILTVFVAMAIPLGFSLRTIAWEANGQRIVNHEVSEAFTNRARVEQPVVNWDTDPVTVSASVFTPEFNADADTEVARRLEQRLGRAVVVNIDQFQVGTDPGAAEQAALARARAREAAEASERQIAALARSLALIAGVERKDVLLDRENKRAQATAQPLEGLTLAGYRELERRLERTVPGWTVELRPPLTALPEVTVGEDGLDAENATRLALIGWAAKRTGLRITLSGSDEALHELNAVLGEDARFVDTRSEGQGNAVSAAWSTTTAR
- the ald gene encoding alanine dehydrogenase encodes the protein MLIGSPKEIKNHEYRVGLTPESAKELVMQGHEVWIETEAGCGIDATDEQYVAAGAKIVDGPDAIFAECEMVVKVKEPQAVERKKLREGQILYTYLHLAPDPEQTKDLVDSGVTAIAYETVTGPRGQLPLLKPMSQVAGRMSVQAGATALEKAHGGRGVLLGGVPGVMPGKVVVIGGGVVGFNAAQMAVGLGADVTILDRDPEVLEKVGTHFEARASTRFSNAANLHDAVCNADLVIGAVLIPGAAAPKLVTRDMLKDMQKGAVLVDVAIDQGGCFETSKPTTHADPTYVVDDIVHYCVANMPGAVARTSTYALNNVTLPHALRIARMGWKDALAADPHLAEGLNVHKGEVTYEAVASELGYDYRPVAELTR
- a CDS encoding sensor domain-containing diguanylate cyclase — its product is MAALFAVAVGLPGVVVAQSGFAPGSICHISGPKTISYADLVDDPGGWNCSDDDMDLDAERHIIRLDLTNRPSAQANPRYFEFERNAFETLSISAIGRDGSAVSQSLAQRDLQLGISSSRSIAQLPESSTPLEAVVVTVDGSDYPYAFVEASLNDRPSVVLVAGWVHIFAAMICAILFAPIIFDLIYYRVLRQPFPLYHALFCLTAVAQSATASGLTALTGLVSLQTELMIEYLSIDFMLLTIIMFANSFVKPEYIDPKHRTILRIALALAALNVGLSTLDLLEVSNLVFEIVYLLFALIGFGSYFYVLAVAWRRGSNTAKYLVLGLAPFASFLPLQIFSLLVFGSMVLVENVVLHSSFLLIEVIATTVAVADRFMIIRRQRDQAMDEARVLEALSERDQLTGMANRRALSARFETMVADGFDTMALIDIDFFKSINDMHGHPVGDEVLRRVASVLREGENEKDIAAFRIGGEEFLLLLRGDDAASNAEERRRAITTHLLLEMEELDNPVTASMGLVDFSALANESEIDFSSLYSRADKLLYDAKCAGRDRVVMERLSLFVPEGPTAVTA